In Eubacteriales bacterium mix99, the DNA window AATCGCCAAACAACTTTTCATAACGGATTCCACCGTTCGAAGCACCTTGAAGTCGGTTTATAAAAAACTGGATATTCACTCCAAATCCGAACTGGCCCATATGGACCTGTAGTCGGCCTTTACCACAAAACGCCTTTACCACAAAACGCCTTACCATAAAACACGGCCTCATGGTTGGATACCAGCTGCCGCATGGGAAAGCCCCCCATAATGGGGGTGTAAAAAAGGACAAACCATCGTATCATATAGGATAGAGGTGGTTTTTTCCCAGGGGAGGCAGGCAATGGCTATGGAACGGAACAGGTCAAACATCAGTGAGATCCCGCGGGTATGTACCATATATCGTTGGGCATCCCTCCTTGTTTCCACACTGATTTACCTTTTTGTCAGTCTGAATGACATCACTCCGCTTCGGGGAGCCATTGCCGCGGGAATGATCGCTGCAAGCGGCATTGGTACCCATCTGTATGGAAAAATCGCCTCGTCCCATATGAATCATGCAAACTCATGGATCCTGGCCTCGGAATGCGTGGAGATCACGGCAAATGGTGTCCTGCTTTATCTTTCCGGAGGATTTTCCAGCCCTTATCTGTGGTATCTGATCAGTTCCATTGTCATGATCATGGCAACGGAATATTCGGATAAACGATGCGGGTTCGTTCTTTTTCCGGCTGTTTTCTGGTATCTGATCTGCGCCCGGTTTGGCAGTCAGCGGATGAATTTTCCCCCATCGGCATCCGGCCCGTTCCGCATCAATACGGCAATCGGCTTTCTGATGGTGATCTGCGGATTTTATATGCTGTTTCTTTCCATCCGGAAACTGAACCGGGCAAAAAAAGATCTGGAATGCCTGAATGACTCCCTGCGTCAGGAGACAGCCCGGAGCGGACAGGCCCTCCGTCATACAATGGAGCTGTACGATACCTTTCAGCTGTTCGGCATTTCCGAACCGCAAAAGGTGATGGATGAAATGGCGGAGCTTTTGTGCCGCGTCCTGTCCCTGGAATGCTGCATGCTGTTAAAAACAAGCCTTCCGTTTCAGACAGAACACTCCGGCAGTTGCAACCTTTCCGAAGCGGAAGGGAAACAAATCCTTGAGTATATGGGCAAACGGAATCCGGCCTCTCTCCCGGAACAAAGTAAAAACCAAATTGAAATCGATGGAATCTCCTATACGCTGACCGGGATTCGGAATCAGAGCGGCATCGCGGGAGGATTGATTTACCGGAAGGAAAAAAATCCCCCGGAAGACGATATCGATCAAAAAGGCGCTTTCTATCTGCAACTGGCAGGAATCATTTTTCAAAATATGGACCTTCAGGCCATCGCCGGGGAAAGCATCATCGGAGAGGAGCAGAACCGCATTGCCAGTGAAATCCATGATACCGTAATTCAAAAGCTTTTTGCCATTGCATGCAATGTCCGGCTGCTCTCGGAACAGAATCCCATGCCTCCTCCTGAAAAGAGCAAATATCAGCTCCGGCAGGTTGAAAAATCCCTGAAATCCACCATGCGGGAGCTTCGGGAAGCCATATACAGTACCCACTGGGATTCCGGGGGAAAAGAATCTTTTTCCGAAAAACTGACAAAGTATCTGGATGAGATACAGGCGCTCAGCGGAGTACGGATCCAGGTCGAAATGGGCGCCGACCCCCAGCGACTGACCGTGACGCAAAAGACAACAATGTACCGGATCGTCTGTGAAGCAGTAAACAATGCAATACGCCATGGCAAGGCAAGCAGGATCCGGGTAACAATGCATCTTTCCGAAGAACAGTGCATTGTGGGGATCTCCGATAACGGTTCCGGATTTAAGCCCGGCAGCCAGCATTACGGTCAGGGACTGAAAAATATGTACCGAATGACAAGCTGTCTGAAGGGACAGCTGAAAATCAATTCAGGCGCCGGAAACGGGACGGTCATACAATGCCGTTTACCCATTGATTCGTCAACTGGTCAGAGCAACCAGACGAAGGAGGAAACTCGCTTTGATCTTAATACTGGAAGATCATCCACTCGTACAGCAGGGGCTCCGTTCCTTAATGCAGGCGTATAAAAGCGAAGAAGAAATTGTCTGTGCATCATCCATCGAAAACGCCATGGAGATTCTGAAGGCCCATACCGTCCACACGGCATTCGTGGACATCTATCTGGGAGCAGAAAATGGCCTGGATCTGCTCGCCTGGGTCAAAAAGCAGAAAATGAAAACCAACGTATTCATCATCACGTCATCCTCCCGGCAAAGTGACTTTGCAAAAGCCCGCGCCCTGGGAGCAGACGCATATGTTCTGAAAGATGCGTTTCTGGATGAAATTATATGCGGCCTGAAAGTGGTGGAAAAAGGAGGGCGATTCTATTCCACCGCCCTGATTGACAAAATGGGCAGCGGCCAGAAACAGAATTCCCTGATAGCCACCTGACAAAACGGGAGAAGGAAGTGTTCTCCCTTTTGGGTAGCGGCAAGAGCAATTCCCAGATCAGCAAGGAGTTGTTCATCTCAGAGGGAACAACGAAAAAACACATCAGCAATATTCTGTCAAAGCTGAATCTGACCAACCGTGTGGAAGCTGCCCTGCTTGCCGCCAAAACGACGTCAGAGCAAAAAAATATAATGGGATTGTGAGAAGGGAGAAAAACCTGTGAAACGGATATGCAGCAACAGAAGAACCAGACATGGCGTACAAATTATCCTGATCCTGCTCGCCCTTTACCTGTTGGGAGTGGGCACCGCATATTCCTCCTGGGCTGACAGGACTTCCGTAGATTTCAGAATGGCCACAGGTAAGCTGGGCCTGATTTTCCCTGATTCACCGGATCAGGCACCGGTGCAGGCCTGCATTACCGATGCACAGGGCAAAAATCCGGAGAAAATACCGGCATCGGAACTCCATTATGTATTGGACTACGACAAAAAATCCCTGCAGTTTTCCCTGGACCAGGTCCTGCTCACGGATGATTTCCGAAAGCATGGCAAAATGCTGATGTTCCAATACACCATCATTGGAGACGAAGCCAACACGATAAATGATTTCAAACGATCTTCTGCTGCTTTTAAAACGGAACCGGAAGAGCATCTGGTATTCACACCGAAAAGTTCCAGGGTAAGGGTATCCGGAAAGGAATATGAACTGCCGGAGGATGTATTCGATCAGCTGCCGCCGTTATCCTGGGAGGTATATCGCCAGACGGAAACGCAATCCGATAAAGGCCGTTCGGAAATAACAGTAATGGTATATCTGAAGCCCTCTCCGGATGTCACAGAGGGATCTTTCCTCCCGGAGGAATTCCCGCTCCATGCAGAAGAACTGCCGGCAGAGCTGATTTCGGATCTGACTGCAGCACAAACGGATCCCGAAAACGCTGCAGCCGCCCTGCCGGAAAAGATCGAGGCGGAAATCGATATTACCTATTCTTTCGAACTGCCTCTGTGGGTGGAACAAAAACACTGATGGGAGGAGAGAACAGCTTGAAGAGAAAAAGCAGGATTCCATGGATTGTTTCTGTCTCATTGGCGCTTTGGCTGCTTGGGATTGGGCAGGCTGCCTACGGATACTGGACAGACCGGCTGAACTCCAGCGGGACAGCAACCATGCGGCAGAAGGCCACAATATCCGTACAGAAACCGGCTGATCCAACGCCCGAACCGTCTGCCGGTCCAACACCGGACCCCGCAGGCAATCCATCACCCGAAAAAGAAGTCCGGCAGCTGCCGGATTCCATCCCGGACGGGGAGCAGCCATCGGCAAAACCGGCGGAAAATCCGGATCCCACACAAGACAGCAAACAGGAAGTTCCAAATATCCCGGATCAGGGGCTGGAAAAAAGGGGATCCGACATATCTCCGCAAAATACGGATTTGCCGCAGGGAATCCCTCTTCCCGACGCACTCCGGGACAGTTCTTCGGATAAGGGAAATGGAAATTCGTCTTACCCCAGTAAAACGCAGGAAAGGAAGTTGCCATGATCCTTTCACAAAAATACAGCCGTCCGGCTTTCCTTTTGACAGGCGCTGCCATTACGGCAACGCTTTTTTACAGAATACCGGCAATCAACTCCTGGCTGACAGAAATCTGTTTCTTTTGGCATCCCCTGTTCTGGTGCGGGCTTTCCGTTATCCTGTGGTATCTGCCCCGACCGCATCTGCCTGCCCCGCTTCGTTTCCGTGATCTGTTCCCCGGCCTTGCCATAAGCTGCATGGCCGTTTATACCTTTCTGCAGTTTCTGGCGGGGTTTTTGCTCAATGAAATTGCAGTAAGTCCATATGACCTTTCACCAAAGGGAATCCTGATCAATTTTGCGAATCTGCTCCCTCCCATCGCAGGCAGTGAGCTGCTGCGGGCATATTGCATCGGTGCATCCTGCCGCAGCTCCGGTCGTCCTGCATTCCGGATTGTCCTGGGGGCCTTTATCCTGGGAGCCATGGAGATACCATTTACAAATATCACCACCCTGCATGCCGGAGAGGACTGGTTTATCTTTCTGGCCGAAGATTTGCTGCCGCCCCTTGCTCAAAGCGGATTCCTGAGTCTTTTGACTTACTGCGGCGGTGTTTGGCCTGGCATTCTCTATCGGGGACTGATCAGTATATTTTTTCATGTGATTCCGTTCCTGCCCTCACTCCCATGGATCGGAAACAGTGTCCTGGGAATTGCCTTTCCGGTCCTCGCCTCCTTTTTTATCTGGGACCAATACGGGATTGCAACACACAGGGCAAAATGGGAAAAACCACAGTCCATCCTTTCAACCACAATCCTTATGACGGTCTGCATTGCACTGGCATGGTTTGTCGTCGGCGTTTTTCCGGTGTATCCTTCTGTCATTCTTACCGGAAGCATGGAACCGGAGATTTCTCCCGGAGATGTGGTACTGGTTGAAAAAATGAAAACAGAAAAGAATATCGACACTCTCTCAAAAAACGACATCATCCATTTCCGGCGGGGAGATATCACCATCACACATCGGATCACGCAGGTGCTTCATGACAAGGACGGCAATCTATCTTTCCGGACAAAGGGAGACAGCAATGATGATGAGGATACGGAGACCGTGGAACCAAATGATGTCAAAGGGATTGTAAACCATGCCATCCCGAAAATCGGAATGCCCGTACTGTGGCTGAAAGGCCATGAATCCACACCGGAAGGAGTAATTGACAATGAAACGCCCTGAAGCAAAAGCACTCAGGAAATCGGCCAGGATAACGATCCTTATTTTCGCATTTTTCTTCCTAGCATTATCCATCTACCAGATCTTCAAAGTCACCGGATCAAAGAAAAAGGTCCGCACGACACTTTACAACTGTTTGATCTCCGCGGACTGCAGCTACCAGGTGATCCTGAAGAAAAACGATCTCTTCCCGGAGGGTGTTCTGGAGGAGAACCGGATTTATCCCCTGGCCCTGGTGGACCGGGCGGAAATTCTGTTCCGCGCGGAGTACGCCGGATCCGGCAAGGCTGACGTTACCGGGGACTATACCATTGAAGCCGTCCTGCAGGGATACAAGAACAACGGGGACGAACAGCAGACCGTTTATGAAAAGCATTTCCCCCTGATTGACCATACTACGGTGAACGAAACCGGCGCTCTGAAGATCTCGGAGTCGGTCTCCGTAGATCCTGCGTCTTACAAAAAGACTGCCGAACAGGCCAATGCCATCCTGGGCTTACAGGTTCCTGCCAACCTGAAAGTCACGATGAGCGGTACCTTCCATGGCGACTCAAAGTTCGGGAAAGTGGAAAAGCCTTTCCGGTATTCCCTGGACATTCCGCTGGAAAACTCGCTGTACACTATAAAAAAACCGAACCCGGTGTCGATCCAGGATTCGATAACCGAAACAAAAACCGGCCTGTTCCAATGGACTCCAAAATCCTTTCTGCCCGCTGTCCTGCTGTTTCTCCTGGCAGCTGCCATGTTTGGGATTCTTGCTTTCCATACCCGAAGACCGACACCGCAGGAACAGCATCGTATGGATATGCAGAAACTAATCCGGACCTATGGCAGCCGGATGGTTCGGCTTACCCAAATGCCTTCCGCAGCCGATATGGAACAAATCGTAATCACGGATCCGGACAGTCTGATCCGGCTGTCCGATGATCTTCAGCGGCCCATTTATTATTGCCCGGATGATGAGGGCCTGCCCCGGAACGACCTGTTCTGTCTGTTTGAGAACCATCGCTGCTATCTGCTGCACCAGAGAGCTGCGGATACAATGAATACACCGGTAAATGGACATACAGGCGGCAGTCACCATAATACTACTTTCGTACCATAAAAAATACATCTTTTGCCGGGAAAAGAGTCGACTTCCGGCTGATTTCATCAGAGCTGCCAGCCCTTATACTGTAAGTAGGATAAATTCCAATAAAACATAAGGGAAAGGAAGAGAAAGTATGAAGAAAAAGAGTCTCATCTGCACGATCCTGGCCATGACATTGATCCTGGCAGGTATTGGGTACGCGTACTGGACAGACACCCTGCAAGTCAACACAAAAGCCACAACCGGTGATCTGGATGTTACATTTGTGGACTTGGGCCTTTACGCACAGTATGGCTCTGATGAACTGGTCAATGGATCCGACTGGAGCATCATTGACGGTGTTGGCGACAATGGATATGTGGATGCGCAGTACTTCCGCAGAGGCACAGATTACAACAAAATCGCAGCGGATGGCAACATCGACAATTACCATAAGCAGGCGGAAGGCTACAACGATGTATCATTCGATGCCAGTCTCAAGGACAGCAAAGAGATCGGAAAGCAAATCCGTGACTACAATGCACAGGTACTCGGCAGTGACGAAATCGAAATTTCCGTCAACAATATGTATCCTGGCTATGCACAGGCCTTCCGTTCGGATATCCTGAACCTCGGCTCCATCGCCGCAAGACTGAGCAAACTCCAGTTTGATGTCAATGGGATCGATGGCAAGGAAGAAACTGCAAAGGATATGCTGGGGGTTGCCCTCCTGATACAGCGGGAATATTACAAAGGCAACAACGATCATGAACATGTATTCGGGCTTGCAGAATCCCTGGGCCTGGATCCCAGTGATATCTTCACCGTCGGCAATGTGGACTTTGTCCGTCTCTCTGCCCTGGATAAGGTGTCCGAAGAAGTTCTGAAAGAAAATGCTGAACTGCTGTCCCTGCCCAGTGGAAACAGCATGGATCTGTTCCTTGGCATTGGCATGGATCCTGATGCAGAAGGCGTTTACACAACCGGTTCCACAAAAGTCATGGCAGACAACGATGACACGCAGAGCCAGAACACCGGCGCAACCGTCAACGTTAAGCTCATGTGGGATCAGTTCAACGAAGGCAGGGATATAAACTCCACAAACAGACTTGCAGAGCAGAACGCCCGTTAAAGGATTAAAGATATTTCAAGATCCTGAAAAGAAAGGCTCCCGGTCAAAGCGGCAGTAAGTCAAGAAAATATTGAATGCGATTGTCGGCATGGCATCAGGCTATGCCGGCTTTCTTTATTTCATGGTTATTTGGCTGGGCTTGGGTCCCGCGCCATGCAGGAAGCTTGTGTATCGAATTGAGAATGACCTGCTGGTCTTATTGTTGGCTCGTACCGTCCCGCACAGCAATTTGTCCGGTGAAGAATGGGCAGGGCGAAATGCGTGTATTGACGTGAGGGGATGACGATTTGTCATCCCCTCACGCTATCGGTTCCTGTCTCCAATCGTGAACTTCTTTGACCGGGCAACCCATCGGCGGTCTTTCCTGTCAGCCTTTCCTTTTCGAAAGAGCATTGCGGATCACCTTGGTCAATTCGCCGAATACCAGCGGAAGAAGGGCAAGCGCAATCACAAAGTCCCAGTCATACCAATGGAACAGCTCCACATTAAACACACTCCGCAGCCCCGGGACAAGCAGGATGACAGCCATAAGCGCAAAGGAGAAAACAAAGGCCAGATTCATGCTGCGGTTGCTGAATATCCCGATCTTCCAGATGGGATACTTCTCGGATCGTGCGGTATAGGCCCGCAGCAGTTCACTGGTAATCAAGGTAACCAGCGCATAGGTCTGCCCCATTTCCAGTCCATGATTCTGCCACCCATAATAGAAGGACGCCAATACCGCAATGGTCATAATCACACTCTGCACTGCAATGGATATTGTCATTCTGCGGTCAATGATGGATTCATTCGGGTTACGGGGCGGATCCTTCATCAGACCGGGTTCCTTTTTCTCGGTGCCGAGAGCCAGAGCCGGAAAAGCATCCGTCAGCAGGTTGACCCATAAAAGATGAATTGGCAGCAATGGGATCGGCCAGTTGAACACCATGGCCAGGAAAATAATCAGAATCTCCCCCACATTGCAGGACATCAGGAAAAATACAAACTTGCGGATGTTGCTGTAAATCACACGGCCTTCCCCCACAGCTGCAACAATGCTGGAGAAGTTGTCGTCTGTAATAATCATATCTGCGCTTTCCTTGGCGACATCCGTGCCGGTAATCCCCATTGCCACACCGATATCGGCACGTTTCAGGGCAGGCGCGTCGTTTACACCGTCGCCGGTCATGGCGGTGATCTCGCCGTTGTCCTTCAGTGCCTGTACAATACGCACTTTATGCTCAGGGGAAACCCGGGCAAATACACTGACCGTCTTCACCGCCTTGTTCAACTGCGCGTCGTCCATGCGATTCAGCTCCGCGCCGGTCAATACTTCCTTTTCTGTGGAAATGATGCCCAGCTTACGGGCAATGGCAGCAGCCGTCTCCCGATAATCCCCGGTAATCATCACGGCACGGATCCCGGCAGATTTGCAGGTCCGGATCGCTTCGATGGCTTCGCTCCGGGGCGGGTCAATCATACCCACCAATCCGCAGAACACCAGGTCCTTTTCATCCTGTTCCGGCGTCGGATTCTCCGGAATGTCCGGAATGATTTTAAATGCCATGGCCAGTACCCGGTAAGCCTGTTTTGCCAGGGCCTCATTCTCCGCCATAATCGTTTGGACATCCTCCGGAGATATAGGCACCACCGTTCCATCGCTGCGCATAATATGCGTGCAGCGCTCCACCAGAATATCCGGTGCGCCCTTGGTGAATGCCACTGGCTGATTGTCCTTCGTCCGATGAAAGGTGGTCATCAGTTTACGCTGGGAATCAAAGGGAATCTCCTGCAGCCTGGGCTGCTCCCGATTGATTTCGTTCCGGTCAATCCCCGCCTTGGCAGCTGCAACCACCATGGCTCCCTCGGTGGGATCCCCG includes these proteins:
- a CDS encoding sensor histidine kinase, which gives rise to MAMERNRSNISEIPRVCTIYRWASLLVSTLIYLFVSLNDITPLRGAIAAGMIAASGIGTHLYGKIASSHMNHANSWILASECVEITANGVLLYLSGGFSSPYLWYLISSIVMIMATEYSDKRCGFVLFPAVFWYLICARFGSQRMNFPPSASGPFRINTAIGFLMVICGFYMLFLSIRKLNRAKKDLECLNDSLRQETARSGQALRHTMELYDTFQLFGISEPQKVMDEMAELLCRVLSLECCMLLKTSLPFQTEHSGSCNLSEAEGKQILEYMGKRNPASLPEQSKNQIEIDGISYTLTGIRNQSGIAGGLIYRKEKNPPEDDIDQKGAFYLQLAGIIFQNMDLQAIAGESIIGEEQNRIASEIHDTVIQKLFAIACNVRLLSEQNPMPPPEKSKYQLRQVEKSLKSTMRELREAIYSTHWDSGGKESFSEKLTKYLDEIQALSGVRIQVEMGADPQRLTVTQKTTMYRIVCEAVNNAIRHGKASRIRVTMHLSEEQCIVGISDNGSGFKPGSQHYGQGLKNMYRMTSCLKGQLKINSGAGNGTVIQCRLPIDSSTGQSNQTKEETRFDLNTGRSSTRTAGAPFLNAGV
- a CDS encoding response regulator; the encoded protein is MQAYKSEEEIVCASSIENAMEILKAHTVHTAFVDIYLGAENGLDLLAWVKKQKMKTNVFIITSSSRQSDFAKARALGADAYVLKDAFLDEIICGLKVVEKGGRFYSTALIDKMGSGQKQNSLIAT
- a CDS encoding LuxR C-terminal-related transcriptional regulator, coding for MGSGKSNSQISKELFISEGTTKKHISNILSKLNLTNRVEAALLAAKTTSEQKNIMGL
- a CDS encoding signal peptidase I; this translates as MILSQKYSRPAFLLTGAAITATLFYRIPAINSWLTEICFFWHPLFWCGLSVILWYLPRPHLPAPLRFRDLFPGLAISCMAVYTFLQFLAGFLLNEIAVSPYDLSPKGILINFANLLPPIAGSELLRAYCIGASCRSSGRPAFRIVLGAFILGAMEIPFTNITTLHAGEDWFIFLAEDLLPPLAQSGFLSLLTYCGGVWPGILYRGLISIFFHVIPFLPSLPWIGNSVLGIAFPVLASFFIWDQYGIATHRAKWEKPQSILSTTILMTVCIALAWFVVGVFPVYPSVILTGSMEPEISPGDVVLVEKMKTEKNIDTLSKNDIIHFRRGDITITHRITQVLHDKDGNLSFRTKGDSNDDEDTETVEPNDVKGIVNHAIPKIGMPVLWLKGHESTPEGVIDNETP
- a CDS encoding DUF5305 family protein, producing the protein MKRPEAKALRKSARITILIFAFFFLALSIYQIFKVTGSKKKVRTTLYNCLISADCSYQVILKKNDLFPEGVLEENRIYPLALVDRAEILFRAEYAGSGKADVTGDYTIEAVLQGYKNNGDEQQTVYEKHFPLIDHTTVNETGALKISESVSVDPASYKKTAEQANAILGLQVPANLKVTMSGTFHGDSKFGKVEKPFRYSLDIPLENSLYTIKKPNPVSIQDSITETKTGLFQWTPKSFLPAVLLFLLAAAMFGILAFHTRRPTPQEQHRMDMQKLIRTYGSRMVRLTQMPSAADMEQIVITDPDSLIRLSDDLQRPIYYCPDDEGLPRNDLFCLFENHRCYLLHQRAADTMNTPVNGHTGGSHHNTTFVP
- a CDS encoding signal peptide protein, with the protein product MKKKSLICTILAMTLILAGIGYAYWTDTLQVNTKATTGDLDVTFVDLGLYAQYGSDELVNGSDWSIIDGVGDNGYVDAQYFRRGTDYNKIAADGNIDNYHKQAEGYNDVSFDASLKDSKEIGKQIRDYNAQVLGSDEIEISVNNMYPGYAQAFRSDILNLGSIAARLSKLQFDVNGIDGKEETAKDMLGVALLIQREYYKGNNDHEHVFGLAESLGLDPSDIFTVGNVDFVRLSALDKVSEEVLKENAELLSLPSGNSMDLFLGIGMDPDAEGVYTTGSTKVMADNDDTQSQNTGATVNVKLMWDQFNEGRDINSTNRLAEQNAR
- a CDS encoding cation-translocating P-type ATPase is translated as MEKRPWYQKSIEETCKALGTDPTTGLRSADVRSRREKYGPNELAHKEGPGIFQMFVEQLKDYMVIILIIASLVSIAIGEVVDSVVIIGIVIINAVLGVVQEYRAGKALEALKKMSAPNANVIRDGKTQTIPSTDLVPGDVVLLETGDYIPADVRLASSVNLKVEEAALTGESVPVDKNAGTQLEGDIGLGDQINCGFMSTIVTYGRGSGIVISTGMHTVVGNIAKMIQEDKEGNTPLQKKLAQMGKMLGTACLIICAVVFVMGLIRGEEVLEMFMTAVSLAVAAIPEGLPAVVTIVLALGMQRMVKHNSIMKKLHAVETLGSTTVICSDKTGTLTQNQMTIVKMYTPGQEIDVTGDGYNPTGSLTIQGRDINLPEQPAVARLLEIQVLCNDSRLEQDTEGGSDEWRVIGDPTEGAMVVAAAKAGIDRNEINREQPRLQEIPFDSQRKLMTTFHRTKDNQPVAFTKGAPDILVERCTHIMRSDGTVVPISPEDVQTIMAENEALAKQAYRVLAMAFKIIPDIPENPTPEQDEKDLVFCGLVGMIDPPRSEAIEAIRTCKSAGIRAVMITGDYRETAAAIARKLGIISTEKEVLTGAELNRMDDAQLNKAVKTVSVFARVSPEHKVRIVQALKDNGEITAMTGDGVNDAPALKRADIGVAMGITGTDVAKESADMIITDDNFSSIVAAVGEGRVIYSNIRKFVFFLMSCNVGEILIIFLAMVFNWPIPLLPIHLLWVNLLTDAFPALALGTEKKEPGLMKDPPRNPNESIIDRRMTISIAVQSVIMTIAVLASFYYGWQNHGLEMGQTYALVTLITSELLRAYTARSEKYPIWKIGIFSNRSMNLAFVFSFALMAVILLVPGLRSVFNVELFHWYDWDFVIALALLPLVFGELTKVIRNALSKRKG